One stretch of Pseudobdellovibrionaceae bacterium DNA includes these proteins:
- the nuoK gene encoding NADH-quinone oxidoreductase subunit NuoK yields the protein MSASNLFLDIGLGHYLVLSALLFSCGLAGVLLRRNVLVLLMSIELMLNAVNISFIAFSRYLGLLEAQVMVFFVMTIAAAEAAVGLALAVAIFKRFKEVNIRYFEHLKG from the coding sequence ATGTCCGCAAGTAATCTCTTCCTTGATATCGGACTGGGCCACTACTTGGTTTTGTCCGCGCTGCTGTTCTCGTGCGGTTTGGCGGGTGTCCTCCTGCGCCGGAACGTTCTGGTTCTGTTGATGTCGATCGAATTGATGTTGAACGCCGTGAATATCAGCTTCATCGCGTTCAGCCGCTATTTGGGACTTTTGGAAGCGCAAGTGATGGTCTTCTTCGTGATGACCATCGCCGCGGCGGAAGCGGCGGTCGGATTGGCCCTCGCGGTCGCGATCTTCAAACGTTTCAAAGAAGTTAACATCCGCTACTTCGAGCACTTGAAAGGTTAA
- a CDS encoding NADH-quinone oxidoreductase subunit J has translation MTPDVFIFWFLSLITLGAALGVILLSNPIYSALSLVMSMVGIAAIFVTLGAYFVAGVQLIVYAGAVMVLFVMVLMLFDLKQELRAFTRGAFTGAMKLVSVGAFAGLVVGAVALTMQSQAPRELPVLADSTRDLGQLLFTQYIFGFEALGVLLLVIAVGAVALARSKGGTHVRK, from the coding sequence GTGACACCCGACGTATTTATTTTTTGGTTTCTTTCCTTGATCACGCTGGGCGCGGCTCTGGGCGTGATTCTGCTTTCGAATCCGATCTATTCGGCCCTTTCGCTGGTCATGTCGATGGTCGGCATCGCGGCGATCTTCGTAACCCTGGGCGCTTACTTCGTGGCCGGGGTTCAGCTGATCGTCTACGCGGGCGCCGTGATGGTTTTGTTCGTCATGGTCCTGATGCTCTTCGACTTGAAACAAGAGCTGAGAGCTTTCACCCGTGGCGCCTTCACCGGCGCGATGAAGCTGGTCTCGGTCGGCGCTTTTGCGGGTCTTGTGGTGGGCGCGGTCGCATTGACCATGCAGTCGCAAGCACCGCGTGAATTGCCGGTGCTGGCCGATTCCACTCGCGATCTGGGGCAGCTGTTGTTCACGCAGTACATCTTCGGTTTCGAAGCCCTGGGCGTCTTGCTGCTGGTGATCGCGGTCGGCGCGGTCGCGCTCGCGCGCAGCAAAGGAGGCACGCATGTCCGCAAGTAA
- a CDS encoding NADH-quinone oxidoreductase subunit H, translating into MGQDIVEIVINAVKLIVIFLIMVQAVPILVWLERRGSAFIQNRLGPNRVGPLGLVQLLADAVKFLFKENFVPKKGVALLYYAAPVSALIPATLAFCALPLGTPMQFEAFEAFGSTWGPYTIAMQGFDVNVGIVYILGVSSLAAYTILMAGWGSANKYAMLGALRGSSQIISYELALGLSIVGMILTYGSFNLTDMVNQQIGPLSFVAFGHTIESNLLPNWGIFYQPLAAILFFSATFAESNRIPFDLPEGEAELVAGFHTEYGGFKMLMFFIGEYGHMLVASGLMATFFFGGYQIPYVSPDEVYNFFLGVMGTAGAASVVTALVHVGVFFAKVAVFLWIFIHVRWTLPRFRYDQLMDLGWKTMLPWALFNTMLTAVVILIARGW; encoded by the coding sequence ATGGGTCAGGACATCGTCGAAATCGTCATTAATGCGGTCAAACTGATCGTCATCTTCCTGATCATGGTTCAGGCGGTGCCGATTCTCGTCTGGCTGGAGCGCCGGGGTTCGGCGTTCATTCAAAACCGTCTAGGCCCGAACCGTGTCGGACCTTTGGGGCTGGTGCAGCTTCTGGCGGATGCCGTGAAGTTCCTTTTCAAAGAAAACTTCGTTCCGAAAAAAGGCGTCGCGCTGCTTTACTACGCGGCCCCCGTTTCGGCTTTGATTCCCGCGACGCTCGCGTTCTGCGCGCTGCCGCTGGGAACGCCCATGCAGTTCGAAGCTTTCGAGGCGTTCGGATCGACTTGGGGACCCTACACGATCGCGATGCAAGGTTTCGACGTGAATGTCGGCATCGTCTACATCCTGGGTGTTTCGTCGCTCGCGGCGTACACGATCCTGATGGCGGGCTGGGGCTCGGCCAACAAATACGCGATGCTCGGCGCGCTTCGCGGGTCATCGCAGATCATCTCGTACGAACTCGCGTTGGGCTTGTCGATCGTCGGCATGATCCTGACCTACGGCTCCTTCAACTTGACCGACATGGTGAACCAACAGATCGGGCCGCTGTCCTTCGTGGCTTTCGGTCATACGATTGAATCGAATCTGCTGCCGAACTGGGGGATTTTCTATCAACCGCTCGCGGCGATTCTGTTTTTCTCGGCGACCTTCGCCGAGTCGAACCGGATTCCCTTCGACTTGCCCGAGGGCGAGGCCGAGCTGGTCGCCGGATTCCATACGGAATACGGCGGTTTCAAGATGCTGATGTTCTTCATCGGCGAGTACGGGCACATGCTGGTCGCTTCGGGCCTGATGGCGACGTTCTTCTTCGGCGGTTACCAGATTCCCTACGTGAGCCCGGATGAGGTCTACAACTTCTTCCTGGGAGTGATGGGGACCGCGGGCGCGGCGAGTGTCGTGACGGCGCTCGTGCACGTCGGAGTTTTCTTCGCGAAAGTGGCCGTCTTCTTGTGGATCTTTATCCACGTGCGCTGGACGTTGCCGCGTTTCCGCTACGACCAACTGATGGATCTCGGTTGGAAAACAATGCTGCCCTGGGCGCTGTTCAACACGATGTTGACGGCGGTCGTGATCCTGATCGCGCGTGGCTGGTAA
- a CDS encoding NADH-quinone oxidoreductase subunit A produces the protein MIFGVFLLWLAAKLGGPASADPVKFESYECGIPVQEKKDSKLSVKFYLTAILFIIFDIEIIFMYPWALTFRDFIGSSLGLYSFVAMAIFVAIFVFGLFWEIKSKALEWE, from the coding sequence ATGATTTTCGGTGTCTTTCTCCTTTGGCTTGCAGCTAAACTTGGCGGACCCGCGTCGGCCGACCCGGTGAAGTTCGAATCTTACGAGTGCGGAATTCCGGTCCAAGAAAAGAAGGACTCGAAGCTTTCGGTGAAGTTCTATCTGACCGCGATCCTTTTCATCATTTTCGATATTGAAATCATCTTCATGTACCCCTGGGCTCTGACCTTCCGTGATTTCATCGGAAGCTCGTTGGGCCTTTACAGCTTCGTGGCGATGGCGATCTTCGTGGCCATTTTCGTCTTCGGTCTGTTCTGGGAGATCAAATCCAAAGCGCTGGAGTGGGAATAA
- the mfd gene encoding transcription-repair coupling factor, with amino-acid sequence MPFSTLQPHFERILEREWSRGKTQLQISGTTSATLMGMLLSQADSPDFQAAPHLVIVPSDSEATQLAQGIKFFSPAREAYILGSFDVSPYSGLYPKRETLANRSRFLFKAQHAKPGEIFIATLEGLLQKTVPAQIFKRHCFRFRKGDSIPEGFTQILHKLGYLPSPMVEDIGNFSARGGIMDLYSPAHELPVRMELFGDEIESLRFFDPEGQRSSQDINAFDLIPAREIMWDDSRMDALVQGFRESVQGREIDQIEYEENLRALSREADFNGIDFLVPLFHGKLESPLEHFAGGMNVWLLDQLEIARRADLLWEDIKNDYATSEKNLIRLAPELYWSKWDELEWLEAHRMSMNGIQTQDLTSTGPKADQAHIEYPTMGIGELAQPLSAQKAGSQARSDILQRKFTQWRADGYVIFVSVRNQAQAERLRVMLNTDVWKSEIVAENAADWGAWHEQQQNDPKLLHFIPRLAPESQRIPDDKVIVIRDEDLLGKKTRMRSTSAQQDFTDAAKRLNFGDLKPGDAIVHIQHGIGIYDGLKVMSIGGADSEFIQISYKDKDKLYLPVYRVGQLQKFSGHAANVALDRLGTGTFEKTKGKVKNALRDLALDLLKLYAERNQTQRPPFPLNNQDFQAFETAFPYEETNDQLRAIGDIVDDFEGTKPMDRLICGDVGFGKTEVAMRAAFIAANAGLQVAVLAPTTVLTFQHFETFKKRFKDWPLQIRALNRFVPTSEAKKTLTDLKEGRVDILIGTHRLLSKDVEFKRLGLLVVDEEQKFGVAHKEKIRKMKLNVDTIAMSATPIPRTLNMSLAGIRDLSLINTAPVDRLPTRTFITKWDRETIRKAIYSEVQRGGQVYFIHNRVQSIYQVVDELRELIPDLRIKVGHGQMEEHELEKTMVAFFNHEIDVLVCTTIVESGMDVPRANTMFIDQAHTLGLSQLYQLRGRVGRSKQRAYCYLLLPKSRVLDKTAQERLKVIQENSALGSGIRIAQYDLELRGAGNILGEEQSGHIDSVGYELYMDLLNEAVSEARGEKIDRDNIDPEINLRIPAMIPESYIGDIRIRLSYYKALSEIKNADELDAIEAELKDQFGALPEPTVNLMGLMLIRAKCRELGIRDLSAGPKNLSLLFSERTLVKPEVVIKLAMKENKKYAVTPDNRLNIRMNEITWPRAYEELVQLEKLAT; translated from the coding sequence ATGCCTTTTTCGACCCTGCAGCCCCACTTCGAACGAATTTTGGAGCGTGAGTGGAGCCGGGGAAAAACCCAACTCCAAATTTCAGGCACGACTTCGGCGACCTTGATGGGAATGCTTCTTTCGCAAGCAGACTCGCCCGATTTTCAGGCGGCGCCACACCTGGTCATCGTCCCTTCCGACAGCGAAGCGACGCAATTGGCGCAAGGAATCAAGTTCTTCTCGCCCGCACGCGAAGCCTACATCTTGGGCTCGTTCGACGTCTCACCCTACTCCGGGTTGTATCCGAAACGTGAAACTCTTGCGAATCGGTCCCGGTTTTTATTCAAGGCTCAACACGCCAAACCCGGCGAGATCTTCATCGCAACGCTGGAAGGTCTGTTGCAGAAGACCGTGCCCGCGCAAATTTTTAAACGTCACTGCTTCCGCTTTCGTAAAGGCGACTCGATTCCCGAAGGCTTCACGCAGATTCTGCACAAGCTCGGTTATCTGCCGTCACCGATGGTGGAAGACATCGGGAATTTTTCCGCACGCGGCGGAATCATGGATCTGTATTCACCCGCGCACGAATTGCCCGTACGTATGGAGCTCTTCGGTGACGAGATCGAATCCTTGCGCTTTTTCGATCCCGAAGGGCAACGCTCTAGCCAAGACATCAACGCCTTCGATCTGATCCCCGCGCGCGAGATCATGTGGGACGACTCGCGAATGGATGCCTTGGTCCAAGGATTCCGCGAAAGCGTCCAGGGCCGCGAGATCGATCAAATCGAGTACGAGGAAAATCTGCGCGCGCTTTCGCGTGAAGCGGACTTCAACGGCATCGATTTTTTGGTTCCCCTCTTCCACGGAAAATTGGAATCTCCGCTGGAGCACTTCGCCGGCGGCATGAACGTCTGGCTTCTGGATCAGCTCGAGATCGCGCGACGCGCGGATCTTCTATGGGAAGACATCAAGAACGACTATGCGACCTCAGAGAAGAATCTGATTCGCCTGGCGCCCGAACTTTATTGGAGTAAATGGGACGAACTCGAATGGCTCGAGGCTCACCGGATGTCGATGAACGGCATCCAAACGCAGGATCTGACCTCAACCGGGCCGAAAGCCGATCAAGCCCATATCGAATACCCGACGATGGGTATTGGCGAGCTGGCTCAGCCGCTTTCAGCGCAGAAAGCCGGAAGCCAAGCCAGGAGCGACATTCTACAACGAAAGTTCACGCAGTGGCGCGCCGACGGCTACGTCATTTTCGTTTCGGTCCGCAATCAAGCACAGGCGGAGCGACTGCGCGTGATGCTGAATACGGACGTTTGGAAATCCGAGATCGTCGCCGAAAATGCCGCCGACTGGGGCGCTTGGCACGAACAACAGCAAAACGATCCGAAACTTCTGCATTTCATTCCGCGACTTGCGCCGGAATCGCAGCGTATTCCCGACGACAAAGTCATCGTCATTCGCGACGAAGATCTGCTCGGTAAAAAAACGCGGATGCGCTCCACCAGCGCCCAGCAGGATTTCACCGACGCCGCAAAACGCCTCAACTTCGGGGACCTCAAACCCGGCGACGCGATCGTGCACATTCAGCATGGCATCGGGATCTATGACGGCCTGAAGGTGATGTCGATCGGCGGTGCCGACAGCGAGTTCATCCAGATCTCGTACAAAGACAAAGATAAGCTCTACCTGCCGGTTTACCGCGTGGGTCAGCTGCAGAAGTTCTCGGGCCATGCCGCAAACGTCGCGCTGGATCGTTTGGGCACCGGCACGTTCGAAAAGACCAAAGGGAAAGTTAAAAACGCGCTTCGCGATTTGGCGCTGGATCTTTTGAAGCTCTATGCCGAACGCAACCAAACGCAACGGCCGCCTTTCCCGCTGAACAATCAGGACTTCCAGGCGTTCGAAACCGCATTCCCCTACGAAGAGACGAACGATCAGCTGCGCGCCATTGGCGACATCGTCGACGACTTCGAGGGCACGAAGCCGATGGATCGTTTGATCTGCGGTGACGTCGGCTTCGGAAAAACCGAAGTCGCCATGCGTGCGGCGTTCATCGCGGCGAACGCGGGACTTCAGGTCGCGGTGCTCGCGCCCACCACCGTTTTGACTTTCCAGCACTTTGAAACCTTCAAGAAACGTTTCAAGGATTGGCCCCTGCAGATCCGCGCGCTGAACCGCTTCGTACCCACCAGCGAAGCCAAAAAGACCCTGACCGACTTAAAAGAAGGTCGCGTCGACATTTTGATCGGCACGCACCGGCTGCTTTCAAAAGACGTGGAATTCAAACGTTTGGGTCTACTTGTCGTCGACGAAGAACAAAAATTCGGCGTCGCCCACAAAGAAAAGATCCGCAAAATGAAACTCAACGTCGACACCATCGCGATGTCGGCGACCCCTATCCCGCGCACCCTCAATATGAGCCTGGCGGGCATTCGCGATCTCAGCCTGATCAACACCGCGCCCGTCGACCGGCTGCCCACGCGGACCTTCATCACGAAGTGGGACCGCGAAACGATACGTAAGGCCATCTATTCGGAAGTGCAGCGCGGAGGCCAGGTTTACTTCATCCACAACCGCGTGCAGTCGATTTACCAAGTGGTCGACGAACTGCGCGAGCTGATTCCCGATCTGCGCATCAAGGTCGGCCACGGACAAATGGAAGAGCACGAGCTGGAAAAAACCATGGTCGCGTTCTTCAATCACGAGATCGACGTACTCGTCTGCACCACGATCGTGGAGTCGGGAATGGACGTTCCCCGCGCGAACACGATGTTCATCGATCAAGCGCATACGCTGGGCCTGAGTCAGCTGTATCAGCTACGGGGACGGGTGGGCCGTTCCAAACAACGCGCCTACTGTTATCTGCTGCTGCCGAAAAGCCGCGTGCTGGACAAAACCGCGCAAGAGCGCTTGAAGGTCATCCAGGAAAACTCCGCGCTCGGTAGCGGAATCCGGATCGCGCAGTACGATCTCGAGCTACGTGGCGCCGGGAATATCTTGGGCGAAGAGCAGTCCGGCCACATCGATTCCGTGGGCTACGAGCTTTACATGGATCTGTTGAACGAAGCCGTCAGCGAGGCGCGAGGCGAGAAAATCGACCGGGACAACATCGATCCCGAAATCAATCTGCGGATCCCCGCGATGATCCCGGAATCTTACATCGGCGATATCCGTATCCGCCTTTCGTATTATAAAGCGCTGTCTGAAATCAAAAACGCGGACGAGCTCGACGCCATCGAAGCCGAGTTGAAAGATCAGTTCGGCGCGCTGCCCGAACCCACGGTGAATTTGATGGGCTTGATGCTGATTCGCGCGAAATGCCGCGAGTTGGGAATCCGCGATCTCTCGGCCGGACCGAAAAATCTGTCGCTGCTTTTCTCGGAGCGCACGCTGGTGAAGCCCGAAGTCGTCATCAAACTCGCGATGAAAGAAAACAAGAAGTACGCCGTGACGCCGGATAATCGTCTGAACATCCGGATGAATGAAATCACTTGGCCCAGAGCTTACGAAGAACTCGTGCAGCTCGAGAAGCTCGCGACTTGA
- a CDS encoding glycoside hydrolase family 3 protein, producing MTDDTRSCRRRLARALILVLALVAGGSGMSSVQAQTPEAPAKDEPQASQRAAESSLEDLKPKLGQFFIFGLPGPDLSEATRKHILETRATAFILFRRNLKSNKQVTELTRGLHKLSEEINGQPALIGLDQEGGRVIRIPFEPPLPSAYALGQTRDPETIETISFQVGRALRQLGFNVNFAPVLDLGTDTQYSFLGQRAFSNDPVWASDFGVAYARGHVRARVLPVAKHFPGIGPIPNDPHLSLVRRPVSMEELRTRDLVPFENFARIADSGIMISHLIYPKIDPHLPGTFSKAIVEDLLQTQLEYKGLVVTDDLMMEGAKASKDFENDIVKAFQAGADLLMITWSGARQKQAVNALAKALQDGRIKRETVIARLAKMERIRAKVKMDREPFALDDRQLLVYNFKPYEKVIDQAFRKSLSEAGRALIFAPAEKMLVLRDQARILESLAQLRGPATVRPPAQIQQGNLAQIRAHLEAAPDESTWVLFVRHRAEAEIANAIPVKLRKQILLVNLWRPDAKVGAFPNQVGLFMSHPKANQLLAAWINERVLQSRVQPSDGRSRFGQLPSRLLREFPSSDVSRAVSIDPGPLSR from the coding sequence ATGACCGATGATACACGCTCATGCCGACGCCGACTCGCTCGCGCGTTAATTCTGGTCCTCGCGCTGGTCGCGGGCGGCAGCGGCATGTCTTCGGTCCAGGCCCAAACGCCGGAGGCCCCGGCGAAAGACGAGCCACAGGCGAGCCAACGAGCCGCTGAGTCCTCCCTCGAGGACCTCAAACCCAAGCTCGGCCAATTCTTCATCTTCGGCCTACCGGGCCCGGATCTAAGCGAAGCCACACGCAAACACATTCTGGAAACCCGCGCGACCGCATTCATTCTGTTCCGCCGCAATCTGAAATCGAACAAACAGGTCACCGAACTCACGCGCGGTTTGCACAAACTCAGCGAGGAGATCAACGGCCAACCGGCCTTGATCGGCCTTGATCAAGAGGGCGGGCGCGTGATCCGCATCCCCTTCGAGCCGCCGCTTCCCAGCGCGTACGCGTTGGGGCAAACACGCGATCCCGAAACGATCGAAACCATCAGCTTCCAAGTCGGCCGGGCCCTCCGTCAGCTCGGCTTCAACGTGAATTTCGCACCCGTCTTAGATCTCGGCACCGACACGCAGTACTCGTTCTTAGGTCAGCGCGCGTTTTCCAACGACCCTGTGTGGGCTTCGGATTTCGGCGTCGCCTACGCTCGCGGGCACGTTCGCGCGCGCGTTCTGCCCGTCGCCAAACACTTCCCCGGCATCGGTCCCATTCCCAACGATCCCCATTTGAGCCTGGTGCGCCGGCCGGTTTCGATGGAAGAGCTCCGTACGCGCGACCTCGTCCCCTTCGAAAACTTCGCGCGGATCGCCGACAGCGGCATCATGATCTCGCACTTGATCTACCCGAAGATCGATCCGCATTTACCCGGAACATTTTCGAAAGCGATCGTCGAAGATCTGCTGCAAACTCAGCTGGAGTATAAAGGCCTCGTCGTCACCGACGATCTGATGATGGAAGGCGCGAAGGCCTCAAAGGATTTCGAGAACGATATCGTCAAAGCCTTCCAAGCCGGTGCGGACCTCTTGATGATCACATGGTCCGGCGCACGCCAGAAGCAGGCCGTAAACGCACTGGCGAAAGCGCTCCAGGACGGACGTATCAAGCGCGAGACGGTCATCGCGCGACTCGCGAAAATGGAAAGAATCCGCGCCAAAGTGAAGATGGATCGTGAGCCCTTCGCTTTGGATGACCGCCAGCTCCTCGTCTACAACTTCAAACCTTACGAAAAAGTGATCGACCAGGCCTTCCGTAAGTCACTCAGCGAGGCCGGCCGCGCTCTCATCTTCGCGCCGGCGGAAAAAATGCTCGTCCTGCGTGATCAAGCGCGGATTCTCGAAAGCTTGGCCCAACTGCGCGGACCCGCCACCGTTCGTCCGCCTGCGCAGATCCAGCAAGGAAACCTCGCGCAGATTCGAGCCCACCTGGAAGCCGCACCGGACGAATCAACTTGGGTTCTTTTCGTGCGTCACCGCGCGGAAGCCGAAATCGCGAATGCGATTCCCGTCAAACTCCGCAAACAGATTTTACTAGTGAATTTATGGCGCCCCGACGCGAAGGTCGGAGCGTTTCCGAATCAGGTGGGGCTTTTTATGTCCCATCCGAAGGCCAACCAGCTGTTGGCCGCATGGATTAACGAGCGGGTGCTGCAATCTCGAGTTCAGCCTTCAGACGGCCGATCTCGTTTTGGACAACTTCCCAGTCGCCTTCTTCGAGAGTTTCCGTCATCAGACGTGTCTCGAGCTGTTTCAATTGATCCTGGTCCGCTTTCACGTTGA